The following nucleotide sequence is from Posidoniimonas corsicana.
GAACCGCCAGTCGTCGTTCCGCACCTCGCCGAACGCCAGCATCGGCAGGAAGCCGTACTTGTCCGCCAGCACGTTGTCGTTGTAGAAGATGCCCAGCACCTGGCCGCCCGTCTGCCAGCCGCCGATCCGAGGGCCCGTGAAGGCCGCGCCCAGCGAGCTCTGCCGCCCGTGCAGGTCGAACGTGTTGTCGTCCCGCCCCGCGATGGCGCCCGGCGCCAAGAAGTAGGGCGTGCCCGGCGAAACAGGGCGGGCCTCGCTGAACAGCATGTCGGCGGTCAGGGTCCCGAACACGCTGACATTGTAGAAGGGGTTCAGCGTCGAGACCCGCGGGCAGTCGACGCAGGGCGCCTCGGGCGTGGGACACAGGCAGGAGTAGCAGCCGCTGCAGCCGCAGCAGCAACCGGCGCCGCACGTTCCGCAACAGCCCGAATCATCCAGGCAGCTCCCGCAGGTAACGCTGTCGCAGCCGATGTCCGTTCCCCAGCTGCACTGCGACGTGAGCCAGCTGTCGTCGGCGTCCAGACGCTGGATGAGCGCGTTGTGGTCCGCCTCGCGCTGCGCATCCCGCTCACGTAGGGACTTCAGCTCCTCCTGGATCGCGTCGAGCTGCAGGCGGGAGACCTCGACCATGTCCCCAGCCTCATCGGGCGTCGGCGCGGCGCCCAGCAAGGAGCACGCGCAAACCAACACCTGAGCCAACGCCATTGAGCCGTGTTTCACCACAATCGCCTCCGCGAGTGCTCTCAGGGGGTCTTCCCGCCGGCTGCGCGGCGCAACCTGCATTACTCCTGCCACAGGAACCTTAGGAGGGATCGGCGCCACAGTCCTGCAAACCGCTCGATCTAGCAGGATTAGCGGTTATGACGACCGACGATCTTCCCGCACCGTCAAAGTCCAACAGGGCGGCGGGGGTCACCTAGGATGTGCGAAGCAGGTTGGGCGGCCCGGTCGATCCGCCTTGACTCCGTTTACATATGTAATCTATGGTGCCCCGCAGACGAAGGATTCGCCCCCGCACCTGAGGAACCCGCCGTGGCAGACAGCGTCGCTATCTCCGATGCGGAGTGGCTGGTGATGAACGTCGTGTGGGACGACCAGCCGGTCGAGGCGCAGCAGGTGGTTGACCGGCTGTCCGCCGCCAACGACTGGTCGCCCGCCACCATCAAGACCATGCTCCACCGGCTGGTGAAGAAGCAGGCGCTCACGTTCGAGCGGGATGGCAAGCGGTACCTGTACCGCGCCGCCGCCCGCCGGGGCGACTGCGTGCGGCGGGCCAGCCGCTCGTTCCTCGACCGCGTGTTCGGCGGCTCGGCCGCGCCGGCCCTGATGCACCTGGTCAAGAACTCCAAGCTAACCGACGACGAGGTGGCCGAGCTCCGCCGCCTGCTCGACAAGAAGTCCGCCGACTAGCGGGGAGTCGCCCCCAGGTTCCCGTGCGATCCTACTAGTACGCTCTCCCTAAAATGGCTTCCTGTGATGCACTCGGGCGTGAGCACGAATCCCGCAGTTTACGAAGGGTTTCGTGCGGACCCAACGGCCCCGCTACAGGAACGTTGTTCGTGCCACTGGCACTAGCCGCAGGGCGTTAGCCCCCGGTTGCCAACCCAAGGAAGGTTCGATCATGCGAGGTTTCATCCACCCTGTCGAAGAGCTCTTCGAGGGGATCGCCAACGCCGCGATCGCCGCGGTGGCGGTTGTGCTGCTGGTGTGGCTGGTCGACCGGCTCGCCGGCCGGCGCCTCTCGCCAGGGATCCGCGCGGCGCTGTGGCTGCTGGTCGCGGCCCGGCTGGTGATGCCCACCGGCCCCGACAGCGCACTGAGCGTGCAGCGGGTCTGGAGCCTGTTCGAACGAGCGCAGCCTGCCGCCGCGGTCGCCGAGGCACAGAACGGAACGCAGGCGAGCCCGATGACGGGCGATCAGCCATCGAGGGCGGCCGAATGGGAGCGAGCCAGTTCCGGCACACCGGCAAGCGCTCAGCCGGCGCGCCCCACGCGGCGGAGCGGCCCGGACTGGGACGACATCATCTTTTGGACCCTGATGTTCGCCTGGCCCGCCGGCGTGGCCTGGGTGCTGCTGCGGGCGGCGTACGCGTCGGCCCGGTTCGCGTGGCGCCTCCATTCGAGCGCTGAGGAAACCGCGGACGCAACGGTCGACGTGGTGCTGCACGCGTGCGACGAGGTCGG
It contains:
- a CDS encoding BlaI/MecI/CopY family transcriptional regulator, encoding MADSVAISDAEWLVMNVVWDDQPVEAQQVVDRLSAANDWSPATIKTMLHRLVKKQALTFERDGKRYLYRAAARRGDCVRRASRSFLDRVFGGSAAPALMHLVKNSKLTDDEVAELRRLLDKKSAD